A segment of the Symmachiella macrocystis genome:
CAGCAATTCTTGTTGCCGTGAGATCATGCGTGAAGCAGCGAGTGTGCTTGAACTCACCATTTTTCCAGTAAACGTTGGAATTGATCACAACGTGTTTGATTGAGCCATTTTTACATCGTAGCCGCGCTGGGAAATTATTCAGAGTTTCGCCGTCCACGAGCCGCTTCAGAATGTCGTTAATCACGTTTTGATCGGCATGAAACTCGGCGATGTGGTGGCCCACGTACTCCTCGTGGGTATACCCTAGCAATTCTAACTCATACCGGTTAGCGCGCAAGATAATTCCGTCGGGGCCGACCCAATGCATTCCTACTGCTCCGTTTTCAAAAAAATCATCAAGCTCTTTCTCACTCTGCGCACGTCGTTGTTGATCGCGCGTCGAATGGAAGTCGAGTTCCGTTACTGAGAGTTCGTTGAATTCGTAGCAGTTGGAGTTTTTCATTTCTTAGTACTCTATCGGGTGACTTTCCTACCATTTCCAAGCTGCTTCTTGGACATCTTTAGGCGCACATCAACCACGTCGCCGAAGCTTAGGGTGACAATTGGCGAAAAACTAACCGGGTCAATACACCTAACATGTCCACCGGTTGAGTGCCGAGGTCTGCACACGGAATAGCGGATTCTGAGCGTTCGCGCTCTTCAACTGAAAAGGAGGCGTTCGGCGTCAACAGTTTTTTTGAATGCTGTGTCGTTTACTCAATTCACAAAGTGGAGCAATGGGCAGAACGAGTTCACAGAGTCGCCAATTGGCAATCTAAACCTGCGTTGTTCTAGATGGGCTTTGATTAATCCCACCATTCAGCTGCTAAATGTCCTAGCTCAATATCATGGTTCGAATGAGCCTTCATTGTCGATTTTCGAATTCGACAAGCACTATCATTCGACACACTCTAGGTTGAATTTTGTCGACGTGCAAAGCGAGCACCACACGATCAATAATATTTTCGTCGGTATTCATGCCCTTGCGTGATTCAAATCCTGCTGAGGAAATAATGTTCATGAATGTGACAATCGATTATGTCGTCTTTGTTACGATCATGTTTCGCATGCTATGCGAAATTTTCGCATATGCGGGCAAGTATTTTGCGGATGTACGGGCAGCATAGGTTTCCGTACAATCAGGTTAAGTTGGGGGTGGAATTCGTTTTAGATCCTAAGGAGGGGAAGATGCTGGTATTGTCACGCAAAGTTCAACAAAAAGTCACCATTGGTTCAGGCATCGTTATTACGTTGATAGCGATCAAGGGCAATCGAGTAAGAATCGGCATAGAAGCACCGCACGATATTCAAGTGCTACGGAGCGAATTGACGGACCTTTGTCTTGAGTCGTCGCATTCTTACGATTCGCAATTCGAGTATTCGGATTTGGGGTGAGGCAACAACCGTTCACACTCCAACCTGGAGTGAAGGGGGTTGGCCCAGTCACCGCTCACGGATTGACCGGAACTTTCGAGCGTTTGATTGTCACGGCCTCTGGATAACAATGATCCAACCTTAGGGCACAACTCGCTGCTAAAGTCCGGGGACCATCCGTGTCATACACGTGGTGTCGCCGAAAGCGAGGACAATGAATGGCCCAACTCACCACGCTTGCGATGCCGTGGTTTCAAGGCGAGAATGCGACTTTCAAGGCAGAGTGCGGTTGTCAAGTCGCCCAAGCGTGGGCGGTGCAACAAGTTGTTAGCCACGGTCGGCCGAAAGTATCAAACGCACGAGCTCAACGTCGTTTCCAACATTCATCTTCTCCAGAACTCGAACTCGGTGCTTCGAACATGTCTGAATACTGATTTCTAGTTGACTGGCGATTTCCTTCATCGTTTTGCCTGCAGCAATAAGATCCATCACTTCGTTTTCTCGTGGCGTGAGGGTCTTTAATTTTACTAAGAAATCCGTCGGCCGATCGCGTCGAATATCCAAGTCGTGCTTGATAGCAAGGTGAATGTCGTCCAAGAATTTCTGTTGGTTAATGGGCTTTTCTAAAAACGAAAAGGCTCCGTTTCGATAAGCTTGGTCGACCATCGGAACATCTCCGTGCCCAGTAATCACAATTACCGGAACGTTCACGTCTTTTTCTCGTAACTGTTTCTGCAATTCAAATCCACTCATTCCCGGCATGCGAATATCGAGAACGAGACATCCGGCTCTTTCGGGATCGTACGAATCCAAAAACTCGTGTGCTGACGCGAATGTTTCGACAGTCAATTCAACTGACTCCAGCAGCCAGACGAGTGCATCTCGAAGATCTTGATCGTCATCAACCAGAAATACGGTAGCTTCTCTAGTCAATGCTCAGATCTCCATCAGTTGCAGTCAAAGAGAATTGGAACGATGCGCCGCCTTTTGGGTTTCTTGTCACACAAATATGACCACCGTGTGATTCTATTATAGAGCGACTGATTGCCAACCCCATTCCGAGCCCATCTTCTTTCGTCGAAAAAAATGCCTCGAACACCTGTTCGTTCACACCTTCAGGGAATCCGTGCCCACAATCCTCGACTAGAACATCGACACTATCCCGGCCGCTGAGACGGGTGCGAATCGTTAAGTGTCGTTGCGTGGGTTCGATTTCCGACATCGCGTCGCAGCCATTAAGCACAAGATTTAAAAGTACTTGCTGAATCTGGACGGCGTCCCCG
Coding sequences within it:
- a CDS encoding response regulator transcription factor, translating into MTREATVFLVDDDQDLRDALVWLLESVELTVETFASAHEFLDSYDPERAGCLVLDIRMPGMSGFELQKQLREKDVNVPVIVITGHGDVPMVDQAYRNGAFSFLEKPINQQKFLDDIHLAIKHDLDIRRDRPTDFLVKLKTLTPRENEVMDLIAAGKTMKEIASQLEISIQTCSKHRVRVLEKMNVGNDVELVRLILSADRG
- a CDS encoding carbon storage regulator, with protein sequence MLVLSRKVQQKVTIGSGIVITLIAIKGNRVRIGIEAPHDIQVLRSELTDLCLESSHSYDSQFEYSDLG